TGCCAAACAAGGACGTAGGATATACTCCGATATTGTCTTGCTGTGATATTCTAAAAATTGTGACTTCTGTTGTAACTTCTGATCTTTCTATTCTTTGATGAATTTTATAGCCTCCTACAAAGTTTGATTCCTTTACTGTTCAAGATCAACCGGGTCAACGGTGGGTCACACTGAGAGGGAATTTTGGCAATGGAGAAGATATTAAAATTGAAGCAACCTCATTTGATGCGGCTGTACTCGTACAAAAACCTGGTGAAGACAACTCTCGTCAAGATATGCGTCTGCATATAAGCTTACTGGTTGATGTATCTAAAGGGGATGGTCTTGGGATGCTGGAGTTTCTATGCTCAGCATGGCCAGACTCTTTGGAGATTCGGAATGTTTACCTATTTAGAAAGGAAATGCAGGAGAAGATGCATTCTTGGCCTTACATGGGACCTGATTCTAGGTATGTTATGTACCAAACTTCAGATGTGGTGAAATTTACTGATATAGatatctttcttctatttttggAGGTTTATTGTTTTAGGAGATCTTTTGCTTTATAAACATCTTCTAGTTATGAATTTCATTCCAAGTTCAAGAGTGCtgttcttagttctttgcttTCCACCTTGCAAATGTAGCTGAGATTTGTCTTAAAGGAGATGACCGATTGCATCCTCTGGGATTAATTTTCCATACAGGAAGTTGAATGCAAAAATAGGAAATACTTTTCGGGAGTTCTTGGAGACAAGGGGAGTAAACAACAAGATGTCTGCTTTCTTGCATGAATACATGAAGAACAAAGAACGGGTGGAGCACCTTAGGTGGTTGAAAAATGTGAAGTCTTTGATTCAAAAGTAAAAGAGTGTTTGGCAATAAGGAGTGAGCCATTAAGGAAAGCCTCAGCTTGCATCTCTTCTCTTGGAGGTAATATGCCCACTAAGATCTGAATAATGGTTAGCTCTGATTTCTACCTATATAGGTGTATCATTACGTGGTTGTAATTTCAACATCACtgattaattaaattgagtGGAGCTGCTTGACCATTGTGCCCCCCATCTTCAAGTGTTCCAAGGGTGTTGTATGATTATGATGGGGATATCAATCTAAGACCTACCTTCCAACGACTTCAGTGAGTGGGATGACTTGTGTTCATATTTAAATTGTTCAAGTTTTAATTTGTGTTTTGAAAGCTGAAGCTGGTCTAATAGAGCATTAAATCTGGTTGGCTAGAAACTTGATCCTTGTTCCAGCGGTGTAAATCACATACGTTTGGTTAAGTTTACAGAGCAGTAGCTTGGATTATGTCAATAAATTCATAGCAAACTTCTTGCTTGTTTTCAGGTTAATCGataatttaatgtttttttttttaattgtattctCAATTTTCTTCTGGGGCATTCAGGTATGTGCAAGTTTATGCTGCGCATGCCAAGCATTATAGACATGCACATTGGGAAATGGTGGATGAGTGCATGCATATGTCTTCAAACTGGGGTCTTTATGTCCAGCATGAAAAGGCTTTATAGTGGTTTTGACTTATGGTGCTTTCTTAAGGTGTCATGTTGGATGACATTCTCAAAGCTTTTTAGATATACTCGTTTCATATTTATATGGTCATCGAGTGGGTATTGGCATGTTCCATGTGCATCCATGTGCATTTATGTGCTCATTTAGGAGAAGCCTAAAATGTGTTTCTGTGTGATAGTCATATATGCTTCTCTGCAATTGTGCATAATTATGCACTTTTTAGGAGATTTTCATGTAAActgaattttattgatttggAAAAAGTTCAAGCCACACTGATGGAGTCAATTTCAATGTCAGgttcaaatttttgtttctagtttggtttggttttgacTTCAGCTCAGAATTTTGGGTTTCTTATAAATTCTTTTGAAggaaatttctttaaaatgttCCACCCTTAAAAGTATTATATCTGGCCTGCCTTCCTTACCCCCTCTCCCCCTTCCCCAACCCCTCCCCCCAGTGGGTGCGCTTTTCATGGATGGTTGCTATATTTGGAGGATGACACAGTTTGGCCGTCCATTGAGGGACGATGCTGGTAtatagaaaagataaaaaatagaaTGGTTGACATTCCTGTTAGTTGACAGTTATCTCTGACAAATTTCACTGGGTCCACCTACTTCCATATCTGTGTTGCAAAAATTGTATTAAGCTGATCTGATGGTTTCAAAGCTgagatataatttgatattgaCATGGATGATATTCCTTTGTCATACATTTGTTGTGCAGGACTTATTTTTTCTAAGGAGTTATACGGAACTTGATATAATGTTTTTCTGAGGCTCTATTCTCTATTGGCATCAGATGACAATCTTAATCTCGAGACAGTATGGTGAAATGGCATTGATGTTGCGGTCACTACTATGGGGATGGCTTCTGCTGTGGCATGGAAATCCTCATCGTCTCTGTTGTACCTCTGTGAATCATATTAGACAGAAGAATGAAGGTATTTATGAGTTGAACTCGTGAAGAAATCATTCATGGCTTCATGTCATCGTCCTATTTCAACAGAAGCTAGTGTTTTTGGACTGCAGGCATGGTTAGTTGAAGAAATGCTCTGCCTTTGGCTTGTTATCGTAATGTTCTCCTTTTATCTGTTTTAGTCGCCAGGGATTTTACATCAATAGTTTGTGAGTGCATTTCAGCGTCTGTCCAAAAGGAAATCGGTACCTTCAGGCCTGGCtggtaaatttgaaaaaaaatcttgtCTTGTTCTTGGTGAGATTGTTTTAGTATTTCTTATGCATCGCACGGCAAACACTCTTCAGATAGAATAGCGACTCATCTATTTTCTTAAGAGTTAACTGCTCGACATGTAAGATATGGACAGCATAACTACCACGCGACATGGTACTCAGGAAAAACACGAGGTGAGCTCGACTGAAGTGAATGATACTCCCGTCAAGCGACCAGCATGTTATCTGGTTTGAGCATAAAGAAGCCGACACTGCTTCAAAACGAACTGTTTCCACATCTCTTAACTGTAGAAAACAGGCGACCCAACATGCGTTCTTCAATGGGGCGAGTTCCCATCACCTGCCCATGGACCTTCCCTTGACTAAAAATCATTCTGAATTAGGCATGTGGAGAAGCTGCGAGAGGAATTCAATGGACGATGACGAGCGAAAACACCCGACTTCCTCATTGGGTGCCAACGCAAGACCTACTTTCGGTGGGGACCCGGTTGGAAAATGACTCAGCCTCGCCCCTTAGAATACGATTTAGCCGTGGCATAATGCAAAATGTGATGCAATGCGGCCTGACCATCACATTAGATTTAAGTTAAGATCATATCTTTCCTAGATTCAGTGATCACTCTGCGAAAGCGACGCATCACACGGATCGCGCAAGAAGACAAGGCCTAAATAGGCTAAGATAGTAGAGCAGGTCGCGGTCCAAAAGTGACAAACCACTGGTCTCTCCTCCGTGGAAGCCAATCTTTTTTGAGATCGTCgaacttttatttattccgATGGTAA
This genomic stretch from Eucalyptus grandis isolate ANBG69807.140 chromosome 3, ASM1654582v1, whole genome shotgun sequence harbors:
- the LOC104436982 gene encoding uncharacterized protein At2g39795, mitochondrial; translation: MASPCSRLARSVRRPLLRPETLASLLSRQRRPPFPPQDAALALLPRGRRYSAESVVMSPFDAHILRILDSRIELESEYPVPEPPTKFDSFTVQDQPGQRWVTLRGNFGNGEDIKIEATSFDAAVLVQKPGEDNSRQDMRLHISLLVDVSKGDGLGMLEFLCSAWPDSLEIRNVYLFRKEMQEKMHSWPYMGPDSRKLNAKIGNTFREFLETRGVNNKMSAFLHEYMKNKERVEHLRWLKNVKSLIQK